A genomic segment from Chitinophaga flava encodes:
- a CDS encoding alpha/beta fold hydrolase produces MNNRKNIFFTGATGFLGGYAIIHLLQHTSHQLYCLVRPGRNTSGEQRLRAKLEKMEGFDEEAYNTRVVVIEGDITDEGLGIVEPFPYHIDECWHSAAVLFFEHYLEKETMHVNYGGTLNVLKFVKEQQIPLLNFVSTAYVSGEANGLIKEAVSEHVHNPHNPYEKSKRFCEAAVLDAHKEWGLQFRILRPSIIVGDSKNFVVDSNSGLYAYLSILLKLKDKIEAKMPEYFKFNPLRVLIKENATVNLICVDHVAALMAAVCEKPETINDVFHLTNPNPTPLEEYIDVIGKVTGVNAFTVTDESVLNTVDHLLLSEEEVFNSYLKTVQHFECNKAYDISGMSRDLPRLSYQDEMNITQNAKDKYDADERVQAKRLRSVVHRLSASQLLIDGEEDLTYYTGGNGPVMVILNAYGQSLAFWDWAVESLYEHYRIIIWPMRGTSSQKGGVAQVFPVQSHVNDIKQILDKEGVKECYIVAWCTGPKIALHFQEQHPDYVKSMVFLSGCFKGLPQFDMYHTNYERDMQEICSRVDTHPHIAGIVIEALKNVLVKENKTIAFAELKDEDGKRDLVDDILSLVSEDIKPMVVEPFLMPSSVLNYARQLLLLWNEDVTLQLERLNVPVLMITGTADNIASPEISQAAAKLSDNATCAVIEGGSHYLQFDNIQLVVPMIRDFISGTGKYQFKHGLVTICD; encoded by the coding sequence ATGAACAATCGCAAAAATATCTTTTTTACAGGTGCTACCGGGTTTCTGGGTGGTTATGCCATCATCCACCTGTTACAACATACTTCTCATCAGTTGTATTGTCTGGTACGTCCGGGAAGAAATACCTCAGGGGAACAGCGTCTCAGAGCGAAACTGGAAAAGATGGAAGGTTTTGATGAAGAAGCCTATAATACCCGGGTTGTAGTGATTGAAGGTGATATTACAGATGAAGGACTGGGCATCGTAGAGCCGTTCCCGTATCATATTGATGAATGCTGGCATTCCGCTGCTGTATTGTTTTTTGAGCACTACCTGGAGAAGGAAACCATGCATGTCAACTACGGTGGTACCCTGAATGTGCTGAAGTTTGTAAAGGAGCAGCAGATACCACTGTTGAATTTTGTGAGCACTGCCTATGTGTCGGGTGAGGCTAACGGTCTTATCAAAGAAGCCGTGAGTGAGCATGTACACAACCCGCATAATCCATATGAGAAATCCAAACGTTTTTGTGAAGCTGCTGTGTTGGATGCGCACAAGGAATGGGGCCTTCAGTTCCGTATTCTGCGCCCGTCCATTATAGTGGGGGATTCCAAAAACTTTGTGGTGGATTCCAATTCCGGATTATATGCCTATCTGTCTATACTGTTGAAGCTGAAAGACAAGATAGAAGCGAAGATGCCGGAGTACTTTAAATTCAATCCGTTGCGGGTGCTGATCAAGGAAAATGCCACCGTAAACCTTATCTGCGTAGACCACGTAGCCGCTTTGATGGCAGCCGTATGTGAAAAACCGGAAACCATCAATGATGTGTTTCATCTCACCAATCCCAATCCTACACCACTGGAAGAATATATCGATGTAATCGGTAAGGTGACTGGTGTCAACGCATTTACCGTAACGGATGAATCTGTGTTGAATACAGTAGACCATCTGTTGTTGTCGGAAGAAGAGGTGTTCAACTCATACCTGAAAACCGTGCAACACTTTGAATGTAACAAAGCATATGATATCTCTGGTATGAGCAGGGATCTGCCCAGGCTCAGCTATCAGGATGAAATGAATATCACACAGAATGCCAAAGACAAATACGATGCTGATGAAAGGGTGCAGGCCAAACGCCTGAGGAGCGTGGTTCACCGGCTCAGCGCTTCACAGCTGTTGATCGATGGTGAAGAAGACCTGACTTATTACACTGGCGGCAACGGCCCTGTGATGGTGATTCTGAATGCATATGGCCAGAGCCTTGCATTCTGGGACTGGGCGGTGGAGTCGTTGTATGAACATTACCGCATTATTATATGGCCCATGCGAGGCACTTCTTCTCAGAAAGGTGGTGTGGCACAGGTGTTTCCTGTACAGTCGCATGTCAATGATATCAAACAGATACTGGACAAGGAAGGGGTGAAGGAATGTTATATCGTGGCCTGGTGTACCGGGCCTAAGATAGCGTTGCATTTCCAGGAGCAGCATCCGGACTATGTGAAGTCCATGGTTTTCCTGAGCGGCTGCTTTAAAGGGCTGCCCCAGTTTGATATGTATCATACCAATTACGAGCGTGATATGCAGGAGATCTGCAGTCGTGTAGATACACATCCTCATATAGCCGGGATCGTGATTGAAGCCCTGAAAAACGTGCTGGTGAAGGAGAATAAAACTATTGCGTTTGCAGAACTGAAGGATGAAGATGGTAAAAGAGATTTGGTGGATGATATCCTGTCTCTTGTTAGTGAAGATATCAAACCCATGGTAGTAGAGCCTTTCCTGATGCCTTCCAGTGTGCTGAACTATGCAAGGCAACTGTTATTGCTGTGGAACGAAGATGTAACCTTACAACTGGAACGACTAAACGTTCCTGTGCTGATGATCACCGGAACAGCCGATAATATCGCTTCTCCGGAAATATCACAGGCAGCCGCGAAGCTGTCTGATAATGCCACCTGCGCTGTTATTGAAGGAGGCTCCCATTATCTGCAGTTTGATAATATCCAGCTGGTGGTGCCTATGATCAGGGATTTTATCAGCGGCACAGGCAAGTATCAGTTCAAGCATGGGCTGGTAACCATTTGCGACTAA